The genomic DNA CCATCTATAGGTAGTTTTTCCAACTGAATTGTACACGCTTTACACTTTGTTTGATAGACTTTTCAATTAGAATAATGTTACAATTTTGTGAACTTAATCTATTAATCGTAACGTTTAGATTTTATTATATTTTGTTATTCCCAAATAATTTTCACAACATAAAAACAGTGTTTTATCTAGTTAATAATTATCTTGATATAATTTTAAATTTCATATATAAAAAGCATTGGTTAACACCAATGCTTTCATCCTTACCTTTTATATTGATTCGGTTTATGCGGTTCATTTGGAGTATGTGGTTTATTATTATCATGACCATTTCCTTTTTTCCAACTCACTGATAACTCCGGACTTGTTTCTTCTTCACTACGCTCAAGTAATACAACTGCATTTTGAATTGTCGGTGTACCTTTATGTGCAATCCCTTGTAGCTTCGTTAATTTCCCGATTACTTTAAAGCTAAATCCACCAGCTGGTGTTTGTTTCGGAATTAAAATGCGGAACTTTTCTCCTACATTAAATTCTGTTTTTGCTTCGCCTTTTTCATTTACAAATTTCGCTCCTGCTGGTGCACCTGTTGCTTGCACTTTATACGTCCCGCTTTTTGCATTTGTTTCTACTGTATATAAACCTGTTTCAAAGAAATCATTTTTCAATACTGCTTGTTGTTCTTCCAATGGTACGACACTCATCGTAATTTCTTGTAATTCTTCACTAGCGCTTGCTTTTGCAACGATATCTTTCGTTACCTTTTCTACATTTTTATTACGGAAATCTAAATCATTAATATCGATTTGTTTTAACGCATCCCATACCGCAAGCTGCGTTGCGTAATGCGCTTCTCTCCAATCAGAAACACCTAATTCTTGTGGACTCTTTTGTGGATATCCATTCAATAGTACACGGTACACATTAATATCCACTTTACCCATTTCCGGTAAATCTTGACCGCTCGGAGATTTCAAATCTACATTTAAGCAAAATGCAATTTTTCCATCTGCCGTTTTAATAAGTTCTGTTCGAATTGGCTTCTTCTTTGACTTACTATAACTCCAATCCATTTGATACTTTGTATGGTCCATAACTTCGGCAAATGCTTTTTGAAGTGGGAATAACACAAATAACACACTTAAAAACATAGCTAGAAGTTTGAACGATTGCTTTATATTCATGTTTACAGCCCCTTATAACAAACTTAATACTAAGTAGTATTTAATTAGAAAATATTTTTATGCACAAAAAAAAGAGTGCATAAAAGCACTCTTTTTTCTTTCTTACTTTAATCTTAGAAATCGAAGTTATCAGGATCTGGACCAACGCGGTGATTTTGATTTAACGCATCGATTTTTTCCATATCTTCTTTCGTTAACTCAAAGTTAAACACATCAGCGTTTGCAATAATACGGTGTTCTTTCGTTGATTTTGGAATTGTAATTACTCCATTTTGAAGATCCCAACGTAAAATAACTTGCGCTGTTGTTTTACCGTGTTTCTCAGCAATTGCTTGTAATGTTTCGTTATCTAATAATTGACCTTGCATTAATGGTGACCATGCTTCCATTTGAATACCTTGTTCTTTACAGAAAGCTTGTAATTCTTTTTGTGTCAAACGAGGATGGTATTCTACTTGGTTAATCATTGGCTTGACTTCTGCATCTTTCATTACATCTTGTAAGTGATGGATTTGGAAGTTACTTACACCAATCGCACGTACGCGCTCTTCTTTATAAAGTGTTTCTAGTGCTCTCCATGTATCTTTATATTTTCCTTCTACAGGCCAGTGAACAAGGAATAAATCTAAATAATCTAGTTCTAATTTCTTTAAGCTCTCTTCGTATGCAGCAATTGTTTCTTCATATCCTTGATCTGCATTCCACACTTTTGAAGTGATGAATAAATCTTCTCTTGAAATACCAGTTGCTTCGATACCTGCACGGATTCCTTCACCTACAGCTTTTTCATTTCCGTAAATTGCAGCTGTATCGATACTGCGGTATCCTGCTTTAATCGCTGATTTTACAGCTTCTACAAGTTCTGGTCCTTCTTCTACTTTAAATACACCTAAACCGAACCAAGGCATTTCTACACCATTATTTAATACTGCTTTACTTTGTAAGTTTTTCATTTTATTTTCTCTCCTTTTATTTTGCTTGATCTCTTTTTTCTAATGTCATGCTCCACGCTGTTAAAATAACAGCAGCTACTACCATAATGCCGCCTACCCAAGCAGTATGGATTAACCCTAATGAATTCGTTACAAGGCCACCTATATAAGAACCTAAAGCGATTCCTCCGTTAAATGCGGCAATATTAATTGCTGAAGCAACATCGACCGCACTCGGAACAAAGCGCTCTGCCAATATAACTACATATACTTGCAGCCCCGGAACATTCATAAATGCGAATAGTCCCATGAAAATAATTGTGATTAATCCAGCTACTTTAAATGGCGCTGTAAATGTTAAAACAAATAATATAATCGCTTGAATCAAGAACATGTAAAATAGCGCTCGAATCGGATTATGATTCGATAACTTTCCGCCGACCATATTCCCTATCGCAATGGCAATTCCATACACTAATAAAATGATAGTAACAGTACTTGCTTCAAACCCTGTTACTTCTTGTAATAGCGGTGATAAATACGTAAATGTTACGAATGTACCGCCGTATCCAAGTGCAGTAATAATGAAAACAAGTAATAGTCTTCCATTTTTAATTAGTTTGAATTGATCACGAAACGATACAGGTACACCATTTTTCAAATTAGATGGGACTAGTATGCTGTTTGCGATAAAAGCAATAATTCCAATTACAACAATCGCCATAAATGACGCTCTCCAGCCAAATTGTTGCCCAATAAAGGTACCAATTGGCACACCTGTAATAGTCGCAACTGTTAATCCAGTAAACATAATCGCAATTGCGCTAGCACGTTTATTCTCTGGTACGATTGCGGCCGCGATTGTAGATCCTATCGACATAAACACACCATGTGCAAACGCAGCTACAATCCTTGCGATAATTAATATAGTGAAGCTTGTGGCTACTGCCGCAATACCATTACCAATAATGAAAATAACCATAATCCACATTAATAATGTCTTTCTCGACATACTAGCCGTTAACGCTGTTAAAACAGGAGCTCCTACTGCCGCCCCTAACGCATATAGGGAAACAGTTAAACCAGCTGTTGTAACCGAAACATTTAAATCTTTTGAAATGGATGGTAATAAACCGACACTAATAAACTCGGTCGTACCAATCCCAAACGCACTAATTGCTAGTGCTAATAAAGCAAACATACTTCTTCGATTCGTCTGAACTTCGGAAGATGGTACTGTATATGAACTCAATTGAATTCCTCCTTATTACAAGAAATCCAATCATAATAGTGCGATAAAAAGGCCCTTTTATCTTCTAAAAAATATATTTAATCTCTACAAATGCTATTATGAATGGTTTCATTCTTTTTTTGAAGAACGCACTTTAAAGTACTATAGGCACCAAAAGATAACATAGTCACTTTTCAGTACCGTACTACTCATTTGCCTCTTACATGTGCTATTATGAAACATATTTAACATGATAAAAAGTACGTACTTTAAAGTGCTATAGGTACTAAAAAGTAACATTTGTATTATTTAACACTCACACAAGGAGGGTTTCATATGAAGAAATATAATATTCCTGTAGAGGCGACCTTAGAAGTTATCGGCGGCAAATGGAAGGTTGTTATTCTTTGTCACTTAACGAAAGGTACAAAGAGAACGAGTGAACTAAAACGTTCAATGCCTGGTATTACACAAAAAATGTTAACGCAGCAATTACGTGAATTAGAAGACGACGGCGTTATTCAAAGAAAGGTATACAATCAAGTTCCACCAAAAGTAGAATATTCTCTTACTGATTACGGTTGGTCTTTAGAATCCATTCTTGATTCTCTTTGTTCTTGGGGCGAATGCCATCTTGAAAAGGAAGGTAACACATCGATGCTAATTGTGGAAGGTGAATAATAGGAAAAAGGAAAAAACGAACATGAATTTGTTCATTTTTTCCTTTTTTTCTTATTATATATGTACATTTCTAACTGAAACAAAATATTTTATACGCTTTCATACCTTGTCAGTACTACATTATACACTCAATATCAAATAATTAGGAATCATTTTTATGTTAACATAGGTGTATATAGTATATAATATAGGATATATATTATATACACTTTCCGGTAACGGAGCTTTTCCATTATGCGGACAAGCCATATATCGGACAGTTCATAAATAATAGGTAAGACGTTATGGTTTTAGATTTATGCTTGCAGCTTACTTGCTGTCATAAATTTAAAGGCATTTTATTGTGTTTTGTGAAACTTTGTATAATGTTTCGTAAACGTTTACTATCTTACTTATAAAAAATAAGAGTATTGCTATCGTAAAGGAGAATTGGAGATGCCAGAAACTATGACTCAAACAAAGCCAGAACAAGAAACTGTACAAATTTCTGCTAGCCAAGGACAACTTGATGTACTTGATCAGTTGTTAAAACCTGAGGTACAAGAATCATTAACAACACTAGTGGAACAGCTTCCAAAATTAACTGAGCTTGTTAACATTTTAACTAAGTCTTATGACTTCGCTCAAACTGTTGCTACTGATGAAGTATTAAAAAGCGACACTGTTGGTGCAATCACAGAGCTTGTAGAACCTGTAAAAGATACAGTGAAAAGCATGGCTGCAACTGCAATCGAAGCGAAAGATCGTGCTGACGAAAGCAACGAAGTTATTGGCCTATTCGGTCTATTAAAATTACTAAAAGATCCACAAGCACAAAAAATGTTCCGCTTTGTGAACGCATATCTTCAAATTAGTGCAGAACGTAACAATAAATAAGTTAACTTATAACAACAATTAGTAAAGACGGGGGATATCATACTATGTCAAAACAAATTGTCATCTTAGGCGCTGGTTATGGCGGTCTTCTTGCCGCTTTAAACGTACGTAAATATTACAGCAAATCAGAAGCACAAGTTACAGTGATTAACCAATACCCAACACACCAAATCATCACTGAACTACACCGCCTTGCAGCTGGTAACGTTGCTGAGCAAGCAATTGCAATGCCACTTACAAAGCTTTTCAAAGGTAAAGACATCGATCTTAAAATTGCAACAGTTGAGTCATTCTCAGTTGATAGCAAAGAAATTAAACTAGCTGGCGGCACTACTTTATCTTACGATGCACTTGTAGTTGCTTTAGGAAGTAAAACTGCTTACTTCGGTATTCCAGGACTAGAAGAAAACAGCATGGTATTAAAATCTGCTGCTGATGCAAACAAAATCTACAAACACGTTGAAGACCGTATTCGTGAATACGCGAAAACGAAAAACGAAGCTGATGCTACAATCGTAATCGGTGGTGGCGGATTAACTGGCGTTGAGCTAGTTGGTGAGCTTGCTGACATTATGCCTAAACTTGCAAAAAGCCACGGCGTAAATCCAAAAGAAGTGAAACTTCTTCTTGTTGAAGCAGGTCCAAAAATCCTTCCAGTATTACCAGACCACTTAATCGAACGTGCAACTACTAGCCTAGAAGCACGCGGCGTTACATTCTTAACTGGTCTTCCTGTAACAAACGTTGCTGGCAATGAAATCGACTTAAAAGACGGTCAAAAACTTGTTGCTAACACATTCGTTTGGACAGGCGGCGTACAAGGTAACCCACTAATCGGTGAATCAGGTCTTGAAGTAAACCGTGGCCGTGCAACAGTTGATGCATACCTACAATCTACTTCTCACAAAGACGTATTCGTTGCTGGAGACAGCGCTGTTGTCTTCGCTCCAGACGGACGTCCATACCCACCAACTGCACAAATTGCTTGGCAAATGGGTGAGTTAATTGGATACAACTTATACGCAGCACTAGAAGGCAAAGCATTCGAAGAGTTCGCACCTGTAAACTCTGGAACACTTGCTAGTCTAGGACGTAAAGATGCTGTTGCTACAATCGGAGCAAGCAATACTCCACTTAAAGGCTTACCAGCATCATTAATGAAAGAAGCAAGTAACGTTCGTTACTTATCACACATTAAAGGTCTATTCAGCTTAGCTTACTAATCTGAATATAAGCCCGAATCATGCCCTGCATGGTTCGGGCTATTTTTATCCGTAATTTTCTCTAACTTATTTATTCGGCAGAAGAATAATATAACCCTTCTAATTATCTAAATTTACTGATTATTTTATGTCTAAATTGTGTATATGAAAGAATGGAAGTATTCTTCCTACTCCCATCCTTTCACACAAATTATTCTCCTAACTTCACAAGGCTATAGTTCTTCTTCCCTTTACGGATAATAATAAATCGCCCATCAAATGAATTCTCTATAGTAACATCCGTGCCCACATCTGTTACTTTTTCACCATTCATAGAAATCGCACCATTATTAATGTCTTCGCGTGCTTGTCTTCTAGATGGTTCAATTCCTAAATCAACTAGCCATTCTACGATGTTTTTCGTCTCTTTTGAAGACTGGAATGTTGGCATTTCTTTAAAGCCTTGTTCAATTTCATCAGCTGTTAACGATTTAATATCTCCGCTAAATAACGCTGCTGTAATTTTCACAGCTTGCAGGAATGCTTCTTCTCCGTGAACGAATTTCGTCATTTCTTCCGCTAATACTTTTTGCGCTTCACGTTTATGAGGCTCTGTTTCTACCTTCACCGCTAATTCATCAATGCGCTCTTTCGTTAAGAATGTAAAGTATTTCAAGTATTTGACTACGTCACGGTCATCTGTATTTACCCAGAATTGGTAAAATTCAAACGGTGTCGTTTTTTCAGGATCAAGCCAAACAGCGCCACCTGCCGATTTACCGAACTTCGTACCATCTGATTTCAATAATAACGGAATCGTTAATCCGAATACTTTCGCTTCGTGCCCTTCTAGCTTACGAATTAAATCTAATCCACTCGTAATATTTCCCCATTGGTCACTACCACCAATTTGCAGTTGCACATCTTCTTTCGTGTATAAGTGATGGAAATCCATCGCTTGCAAGATTTGGTACGTAAATTCCGTGAAAGAAATTCCTGTATCTAAACGGCTTGCTACAATATCCTTTGCTAACATACTATTAATGCTAAAGTTTTTTCCGTAATCACGTAAAAACTCAATAATGTTTATTTCATGTGTCCAGTCGTAGTTATTTACCATCTTCACTTCGCTATTTCCGCCAAAATCAAATAGCTTTTTCATTTGTGCTGTTAACGCATCTACATTATGCTGAACTACTTCTAACGTTTGAAGTTGGCGTTCTGATTGACGTCCACTCGGATCACCAATTGTTCCTGTTGCCCCACCAATTAAAATAACTGGATGATGGCCAGCTAACTGGAATCTCTTCATCATCATAAACGGAATCAAATGTCCGATATGCATACTATCACCAGTCGGATCCACTCCGCAGTATAGTGAAATCTTTTTCTCTTCTACTAGCTTACGTAAACCTTCTTCATCAGTCTGTTGATTAACGGCGCCGCGCCATTCTAATTCATCAATGATATTCATCTTTTGTCATCCCCTTTATTTTTTAAAAACAAAAAATCCCTATGTCTATGACATAGGGACGATTATTCACCGTGTTACCACCCAGTTTGTATAAATAGCATAGCTACTCATACCACTCTTAGCAATAATATCGATTGCCAATCCGCTTAGCATTACCTAAGATACTCCAGAGTGTAATTCGCAAGTTTGTTTGTGCTAGGTTCCAGCAACCCCTAGCTCTCTCGTTAACAGTGACAAACTGCTACTGGGCTCTTTCAACGTATGTTATTTGTTAAATTATTAGCCATTATATTGAATTAAAAACAAATTGTCAATAATCGCCAAATATTATTTTAAAATAATTCCCATCTTCATACGTATTCCTTTATTACTTATCTTCTCCAATAATCCTTACTTCTCGCTCTAACTTCACACCGAATTTCTCTTCAACTGTTTTTTGCACGAAATGAATTAAATCGATGTAATCTTGTGCTGTTCCGTTATCAACATTCACCATAAATCCAGCATGCTTTAGAGAAACTTCCACTCCACCAATTCGCTTACCTTGTAGTCCTGATTCTTGAATCAATTTACCAGCAAAGTTATTTGGTGGGCGTTTAAATACGCTACCACATGAAGGATATTCTAGAGGCTGTTTTGACTCACGTTTAAACGTTAAATCATCCATTTTTTCTTTAATTTCTTCACGTACACCTTCTTCAAGTTCAAATCTCGCTTCAAGAATAATGTAGTGATTGTTAGCAAATACACTCTTACGATATCCAAATTCAAATGCTTCTTTCGTTAAAGTACGTAGCTCTCCATCACCTGTCATTACGACAGCTTCTGTTAATACAAACGAAATTTCACCGCCGTAAGCACCAGCATTCATATATAATGCTCCGCCCACTGAACCTGGAATACCACAAGCGAACTCAAGGCCCGTTAAGTTATGATCTAACGCAATACGTGATACATCAATAATTGCTGCACCGCACTGTGCTACAATCGTTGTTCCATTTACAGTAACACCTGTAATATGAATTAAACTTACCGTAATCCCTCGAATACCACCGTCTTTAATAATGACATTCGAACCATTTCCTAAAAACGTAACTGGAATATTATATTGGTTCGCATATTTAATAACTTCTTGAATTTCATCATAATTCGTAGGCGCAACGAACACATCTGCTTTTCCGCCAACTTTAATATGCGTATGATTCTTTAACATTTCATCTTGTTTCACATGACCTTCAGGCAATACCGTACTTAAATATTCATAAACCTCTTGCATATTCATTTTACGATTCCTCTATTTCTATATTCTTTTTATCCCGTTATACGGGCCCATAATATCCCCACGTACATGAAAGAACCTAAAGTGGTGGATACAGTGTACCCAAAATCAATTCGAGACACCTATAAACCTCTTAATTATAAGAGGTGCCACTCATATTAAAATATATATTGCATAATAAAGCAACCCAAATGGGCTACTAAACTTGACATGTAACCAGAAAGACAACAATTTGTAAAATATATCACTTTTACAAAACAATATCCTTCAGTATCTTACTATACCATACGAAAAGAAAGTGGTATTTTTTTGTAATCTTTACTTTATTTTCATCAACAAAAAAGGATGCTTTTACCTATGTAAAAGCATCCTTTTCATTACTTATTTTAAATTACTTTTCGTTCTCTTCTTTTTCTTTATCAAACCATAACAGCTCATCGTCATCAACTTCACCATTATAATTGATTAGAATCTCTTCTCCCGCTTTTATATCCTTATAAGCAAAGAAGTTAAACGTATGATTCTCAAAGACAATATCATACGTTGCATTCGGATTATATGCATGATTAAATAACATGCCGTATCCTAAAAGGAATGCCGTATGATTTACCCCATACTCAAATGCGTAGTCAGCAAGTAACGTTTTCTCAATGTGTTCATGCTGTTCATTCGGATAAGAGATAACTGGTGCTGAGTGAATCAACTCGCCCTTTTTAATATCACGAGTTGCAAATACACCTCTATTAAATTCTCCATCACTAAGTTCAGAAGTCTTAACTTCGATCATATGCGTCACCTATAAAATTCTTTCTTTGAAGTATTTTATCTCGCTACCTGCGAGGTTCAACTAATAATTAGTAGCTATTAGTTGAATTTTATCTCCTTAAGCTTGGCAGAAAACGCGCAGAAAAGCAATTAAATTCCTATTAAGTCTTCGTTTAAATGAAAAAAGAGCACAAATGGTGTGCTCTCTTCAAGCGATATTACTTTTCTAAAATATCTTCTAACAATTTCACTTGCTCGCTAACAGTATGTAATGTCTTCACTGATGTATCATTTCGATGTTTTTCTTCTTCCACACTTGCTAACACTTCTTCTGTAGCCGCAGAAGTTTGCTGAATTACATTAGAAGCATGTGTAACATCCTTTACGATATTCGTCGTTTTAGCTTGGAAATTTTCTTGATGACCAACAATCTCTCTCATTACATCATTAATTGTATCAATAAACTTCCCTAAATCCGTTACATTTGTTAAAACGCTTGCTAGCATTTCGTTACATTCTTCTTGTACTCTTTTTGATTTCTCTACCTGCACTTCTACCTTGCTTGCTTGATTACTAAACTCCTTCAAAATCCCTTGAATTCTTCCAGCAGAACGATTCGATTCTTCAGCAAGCTTTAATACTTCATTCGCTACAATAGCAAACCCTTTTCCATGTTCTCCTGCTCTTGCAGCTTCAATATTTGCATTTAAAGCTAGCAAACTCGTCTGACTTGAAATATTTGTTATTACATCTACAATTTCATTAATTTGCTTCGATTGCATCATTAAATCTCTAAATATAATTCCTGACTGTGAAACAACATCATTTAAACTTCTCATGTTAGCTTCAAAACTTCTTAAAGTATGTACACTACCCTTTGAAATCTCTAAACTTTCATCAACACGAATTGATGCATTTCTTACTTGAGAGATGATTTGTTCAATATTTCCTTCCATATCGTTCAATACTTCTACCGAACGTGACATCATCTCTGATTGTGATTGCGTACCAACTGCCACCTCTTCAAAAGCAAAATTAATGTCACTCATCGACTCCATCGATGTATTCATATTTTGTCTTAAATGATTGAAATTACTATCTAGTTTCACAACTGTTTCTTCAATAAGCCTTTGCGTCTCTTCTAGCTCCTGAGCTTTTCTCATTACTTCTTGCTTCTCATCACTTAAGCGAGACAGCAAGTTAGAACCAATTTTCGTGACGCCCCACATAGCGATTGTAACAATCGCTAACAAACTCGCAAAATTAGCAGCTTCAGATGCCGCTGTATAAGCAAAAAATTGATCCGGCCAATAACTACAAAGGATAAATGTACTAACAACAGCTACCCCGCCAAGAATTAAAATAAGACGCTCACTTAAATAAATAAGTGAAACTGCTAGTGTAAAGTAGACCATTTGAAATACAGCTGGACTTTCATTAAATGCTTGTACCATAATGAAAGACATCATAAGCAACATAAATGTCATGATGTATTTATACATTGATTCCATACTTTTTATAAAAGTAAAAAGCGTTCCAAATACAACGACAGAAATGCCACAAGCCCAAAACGCTAGTGCTCTCTCTGTAAAAATATATCCGTAATAACCAATCGCGATGATTCCAAGGAAGAAACTACAAATCGTAATAAACAGCAATAAATGATTTTTCTGTGATTCTTTCTCAAGGTTAGAAAAACAAGTTTTCTTTAACCATTCCATATATAAAGTCCCACCTTCTGCACTTAATTCTTCAACTTAAATACCGCACTCACTGGGTTATGATCACTATTTTCAAACTTTAAATCTTTCCCTTGTACATTTACAATCTCCACATTCGGCGAAACGATAAAGCCATCAATAATCGTGACGAAGTTTTCACCCTCCACATATTTCTTCACATCATCTCTCACCGTCATAACAGACGGATCTACAGCCCACTTAAAGCCACCATCAGTAAAGTCCTTCGGTAACTCTACTAACCACTCAGGACGCTCTTTCACAAACTTCGGATCACTTAATTGAACGTCAGAAAGCAATTGATTCCAATCTCCGCCCATTATTACGTAATCACCATTTTTATAATGCTTGTTCATATATTCTTTTAAATACTCTACTTGCTGTTTTCTAATTTTCCCGCCTTCATCATAGGCAGACAAATGTAAATTTACGAGTCTCACAAACTTCCCATTATTAACAGGAATTTTATGTTCAACAATC from Bacillus basilensis includes the following:
- the tyrS gene encoding tyrosine--tRNA ligase — protein: MNIIDELEWRGAVNQQTDEEGLRKLVEEKKISLYCGVDPTGDSMHIGHLIPFMMMKRFQLAGHHPVILIGGATGTIGDPSGRQSERQLQTLEVVQHNVDALTAQMKKLFDFGGNSEVKMVNNYDWTHEINIIEFLRDYGKNFSINSMLAKDIVASRLDTGISFTEFTYQILQAMDFHHLYTKEDVQLQIGGSDQWGNITSGLDLIRKLEGHEAKVFGLTIPLLLKSDGTKFGKSAGGAVWLDPEKTTPFEFYQFWVNTDDRDVVKYLKYFTFLTKERIDELAVKVETEPHKREAQKVLAEEMTKFVHGEEAFLQAVKITAALFSGDIKSLTADEIEQGFKEMPTFQSSKETKNIVEWLVDLGIEPSRRQAREDINNGAISMNGEKVTDVGTDVTIENSFDGRFIIIRKGKKNYSLVKLGE
- a CDS encoding DUF1641 domain-containing protein, whose amino-acid sequence is MPETMTQTKPEQETVQISASQGQLDVLDQLLKPEVQESLTTLVEQLPKLTELVNILTKSYDFAQTVATDEVLKSDTVGAITELVEPVKDTVKSMAATAIEAKDRADESNEVIGLFGLLKLLKDPQAQKMFRFVNAYLQISAERNNK
- a CDS encoding thioester domain-containing protein, with product MNIKQSFKLLAMFLSVLFVLFPLQKAFAEVMDHTKYQMDWSYSKSKKKPIRTELIKTADGKIAFCLNVDLKSPSGQDLPEMGKVDINVYRVLLNGYPQKSPQELGVSDWREAHYATQLAVWDALKQIDINDLDFRNKNVEKVTKDIVAKASASEELQEITMSVVPLEEQQAVLKNDFFETGLYTVETNAKSGTYKVQATGAPAGAKFVNEKGEAKTEFNVGEKFRILIPKQTPAGGFSFKVIGKLTKLQGIAHKGTPTIQNAVVLLERSEEETSPELSVSWKKGNGHDNNKPHTPNEPHKPNQYKR
- a CDS encoding aldo/keto reductase, whose product is MKNLQSKAVLNNGVEMPWFGLGVFKVEEGPELVEAVKSAIKAGYRSIDTAAIYGNEKAVGEGIRAGIEATGISREDLFITSKVWNADQGYEETIAAYEESLKKLELDYLDLFLVHWPVEGKYKDTWRALETLYKEERVRAIGVSNFQIHHLQDVMKDAEVKPMINQVEYHPRLTQKELQAFCKEQGIQMEAWSPLMQGQLLDNETLQAIAEKHGKTTAQVILRWDLQNGVITIPKSTKEHRIIANADVFNFELTKEDMEKIDALNQNHRVGPDPDNFDF
- a CDS encoding MFS transporter codes for the protein MFALLALAISAFGIGTTEFISVGLLPSISKDLNVSVTTAGLTVSLYALGAAVGAPVLTALTASMSRKTLLMWIMVIFIIGNGIAAVATSFTILIIARIVAAFAHGVFMSIGSTIAAAIVPENKRASAIAIMFTGLTVATITGVPIGTFIGQQFGWRASFMAIVVIGIIAFIANSILVPSNLKNGVPVSFRDQFKLIKNGRLLLVFIITALGYGGTFVTFTYLSPLLQEVTGFEASTVTIILLVYGIAIAIGNMVGGKLSNHNPIRALFYMFLIQAIILFVLTFTAPFKVAGLITIIFMGLFAFMNVPGLQVYVVILAERFVPSAVDVASAINIAAFNGGIALGSYIGGLVTNSLGLIHTAWVGGIMVVAAVILTAWSMTLEKRDQAK
- a CDS encoding SET domain-containing protein, whose amino-acid sequence is MIEVKTSELSDGEFNRGVFATRDIKKGELIHSAPVISYPNEQHEHIEKTLLADYAFEYGVNHTAFLLGYGMLFNHAYNPNATYDIVFENHTFNFFAYKDIKAGEEILINYNGEVDDDELLWFDKEKEENEK
- a CDS encoding helix-turn-helix domain-containing protein — its product is MKKYNIPVEATLEVIGGKWKVVILCHLTKGTKRTSELKRSMPGITQKMLTQQLRELEDDGVIQRKVYNQVPPKVEYSLTDYGWSLESILDSLCSWGECHLEKEGNTSMLIVEGE
- a CDS encoding NAD(P)/FAD-dependent oxidoreductase gives rise to the protein MSKQIVILGAGYGGLLAALNVRKYYSKSEAQVTVINQYPTHQIITELHRLAAGNVAEQAIAMPLTKLFKGKDIDLKIATVESFSVDSKEIKLAGGTTLSYDALVVALGSKTAYFGIPGLEENSMVLKSAADANKIYKHVEDRIREYAKTKNEADATIVIGGGGLTGVELVGELADIMPKLAKSHGVNPKEVKLLLVEAGPKILPVLPDHLIERATTSLEARGVTFLTGLPVTNVAGNEIDLKDGQKLVANTFVWTGGVQGNPLIGESGLEVNRGRATVDAYLQSTSHKDVFVAGDSAVVFAPDGRPYPPTAQIAWQMGELIGYNLYAALEGKAFEEFAPVNSGTLASLGRKDAVATIGASNTPLKGLPASLMKEASNVRYLSHIKGLFSLAY
- the murB gene encoding UDP-N-acetylmuramate dehydrogenase — its product is MNMQEVYEYLSTVLPEGHVKQDEMLKNHTHIKVGGKADVFVAPTNYDEIQEVIKYANQYNIPVTFLGNGSNVIIKDGGIRGITVSLIHITGVTVNGTTIVAQCGAAIIDVSRIALDHNLTGLEFACGIPGSVGGALYMNAGAYGGEISFVLTEAVVMTGDGELRTLTKEAFEFGYRKSVFANNHYIILEARFELEEGVREEIKEKMDDLTFKRESKQPLEYPSCGSVFKRPPNNFAGKLIQESGLQGKRIGGVEVSLKHAGFMVNVDNGTAQDYIDLIHFVQKTVEEKFGVKLEREVRIIGEDK
- a CDS encoding DUF4077 domain-containing protein, translating into MEWLKKTCFSNLEKESQKNHLLLFITICSFFLGIIAIGYYGYIFTERALAFWACGISVVVFGTLFTFIKSMESMYKYIMTFMLLMMSFIMVQAFNESPAVFQMVYFTLAVSLIYLSERLILILGGVAVVSTFILCSYWPDQFFAYTAASEAANFASLLAIVTIAMWGVTKIGSNLLSRLSDEKQEVMRKAQELEETQRLIEETVVKLDSNFNHLRQNMNTSMESMSDINFAFEEVAVGTQSQSEMMSRSVEVLNDMEGNIEQIISQVRNASIRVDESLEISKGSVHTLRSFEANMRSLNDVVSQSGIIFRDLMMQSKQINEIVDVITNISSQTSLLALNANIEAARAGEHGKGFAIVANEVLKLAEESNRSAGRIQGILKEFSNQASKVEVQVEKSKRVQEECNEMLASVLTNVTDLGKFIDTINDVMREIVGHQENFQAKTTNIVKDVTHASNVIQQTSAATEEVLASVEEEKHRNDTSVKTLHTVSEQVKLLEDILEK